One genomic segment of Natrononativus amylolyticus includes these proteins:
- a CDS encoding replication factor C small subunit, translated as MSEADAEGDAPSGGKTEVWIEKYRPERLAEIKGHENIVPRLLRYVEQNDLPHLLFAGPAGTGKTTASQAIAREIYGDDWRENFLELNASDQRGIDVVRDRIKNFARASFGGYDHRIIFLDEADALTSDAQSALRRTMEEFSHNTRFILSCNYSSQIIDPIQSRCAVFRFTQLGEDAVEAQIREIAATEGIEVADDGVDALIYAADGDMRKAINALQAAAVMGETVDEETVFAITATARPEEVEAMVAHAIDGDFTAARAALDDLLTDRGLAGGDVIDQLHRSAWEFDISERATVRLLERLGEVDYRITEGASERLQLEALLASLALETDADA; from the coding sequence ATGAGCGAGGCCGACGCCGAAGGCGACGCGCCGTCCGGCGGGAAGACCGAGGTCTGGATCGAGAAGTACCGGCCGGAGCGGTTGGCCGAGATCAAAGGTCACGAGAACATCGTGCCCCGCCTGCTGCGCTACGTCGAGCAGAACGACCTCCCCCATTTATTATTTGCAGGGCCTGCAGGAACGGGAAAAACTACCGCATCGCAAGCCATCGCCCGCGAAATCTACGGCGACGACTGGCGAGAGAACTTTCTCGAGTTAAACGCCTCCGACCAGCGCGGGATCGACGTCGTCCGCGACCGAATCAAGAACTTCGCGCGCGCGAGCTTCGGCGGCTACGACCATCGCATCATCTTTCTCGACGAGGCCGACGCGCTCACGAGCGACGCCCAGTCGGCGCTGCGCCGAACCATGGAGGAGTTCTCCCACAACACCCGCTTCATCCTCTCGTGTAACTACTCGAGTCAGATCATCGACCCCATCCAGTCTCGCTGTGCGGTCTTTCGGTTCACCCAGCTCGGCGAGGACGCCGTCGAGGCGCAGATCCGCGAAATCGCCGCAACCGAGGGGATCGAGGTGGCCGACGACGGGGTCGACGCGCTGATCTACGCCGCCGACGGTGACATGCGAAAGGCGATCAACGCCCTCCAGGCGGCCGCGGTTATGGGCGAAACCGTCGACGAGGAGACGGTGTTCGCGATCACCGCGACCGCCCGTCCCGAGGAGGTCGAGGCGATGGTCGCCCACGCCATCGACGGCGACTTCACGGCGGCGCGGGCCGCCCTGGATGACCTGCTCACCGACCGCGGGCTCGCCGGCGGCGACGTCATCGACCAGCTCCACCGCTCGGCCTGGGAGTTCGACATCTCTGAACGGGCGACGGTGCGGCTGCTCGAGCGTCTCGGCGAGGTCGACTACCGGATCACCGAGGGCGCGAGCGAGCGGCTCCAGCTCGAGGCGCTGCTCGCCTCGCTGGCGCTCGAGACCGACGCCGACGCGTAG
- the alaS gene encoding alanine--tRNA ligase, translating into MSELEEEYQLEYFEEEGFDRKTCPSCGAHFWTRDHERETCGEPPCEEYDFIGNPGFDEEYSLEEMRETFLSFFEEHGHERIDPYPVAANRWRDDVLLTQASVYDFQPLVTSGQSPPPANPLTISQPCIRMQDIDNVGKTGRHTMAFEMMAHHAFNAREDLEDPEQYAYQGEVYWKDETVEYCDEFFTSLGVDLEEIVYIEDPWVGGGNAGPAIEVIFKGVELATLVFMCMEQDPDGEFEMKDGNRYSYMDTYIVDTGYGLERWAWVSQGTPTVYEAIYPDMIDFLTENADLEYTDAEEELVHRAAKRAGHMDIDEAEDMETARATIADELGVDRADLEELMAPLEAIYAIADHCRTLAYMFGDGIVPSNVATGYLARMVLRRTKRLCDTVGVDAPLDELVDMQAERLGYENRDTIRDVVRTEVEKYRETLERGGRRVETLAAEYAERGETIPTSELIELYDSHGIQPDMVAEIAAEVGADVQVPDDFYSLVAERHDTAEALETTDEEPDERFADLPETEQLYYDDQQRTQFEAVVLDVFEREEGYDVVLDQTMFYPEGGGQPADWGTLSTDETTAEVTDVQIEEGVILHRTDEPLGKGEFVNGQLNAPRRRQLMRHHTATHIIMHAARQVLGEHVRQAGAQKGVDSSRIDLRHYARISRSDVKRIERVANGMVMDNTSVSQEWPHRQDAEAEHGFDLYQGGIPPGTNIRLIHVAEDVQACGGTHVARTGDIGAIKVLTTERVQDGVERIVFAAGDAAVEATQRTEDALYEAAEELDVSPENVPETARRFFEEWKERGKQIEELNEQLAEARASGGGGGEELEVGEATAVVQRIDAGMDELRATANALVEEGKIAVLGSGESGAQFVVAVPDGSAVNAGEVVGELAGRVGGGGGGPPDFAQGGGPDAEALDDALEDAPTILQRTLDA; encoded by the coding sequence ATGAGTGAACTGGAGGAAGAGTACCAACTCGAGTACTTCGAGGAGGAGGGGTTCGACCGGAAGACGTGTCCCTCCTGTGGCGCGCACTTCTGGACGCGCGACCACGAGCGGGAGACCTGCGGCGAGCCGCCCTGCGAGGAGTACGACTTCATCGGGAACCCCGGCTTCGACGAGGAGTACAGCCTTGAGGAGATGCGAGAGACGTTCCTCTCCTTTTTCGAGGAGCACGGCCACGAGCGGATCGACCCCTACCCGGTCGCGGCGAACCGCTGGCGCGACGACGTCCTGCTCACGCAGGCGTCGGTCTACGACTTCCAGCCGCTTGTGACCAGCGGCCAGTCGCCGCCGCCGGCGAACCCGCTGACCATCTCGCAACCGTGCATCCGGATGCAGGACATCGACAACGTCGGCAAGACCGGCCGACACACGATGGCCTTCGAGATGATGGCCCACCACGCGTTCAACGCCCGGGAGGACCTCGAGGACCCCGAGCAGTACGCCTATCAGGGGGAGGTGTACTGGAAGGACGAAACCGTCGAGTACTGCGACGAGTTTTTCACCTCGCTGGGGGTTGACCTCGAGGAGATCGTCTACATCGAGGACCCGTGGGTCGGCGGCGGCAACGCCGGCCCGGCGATCGAGGTCATCTTCAAGGGCGTCGAACTCGCGACGCTCGTTTTCATGTGTATGGAGCAGGACCCCGACGGCGAGTTCGAGATGAAAGACGGGAACCGCTACTCCTACATGGACACCTACATCGTCGACACCGGCTACGGGCTCGAGCGCTGGGCCTGGGTCTCTCAAGGAACGCCGACGGTGTACGAGGCGATCTACCCGGACATGATCGACTTCCTCACCGAGAACGCCGACCTCGAGTACACCGACGCGGAGGAAGAACTCGTCCACCGTGCCGCGAAACGGGCGGGTCACATGGACATCGACGAGGCAGAAGACATGGAGACCGCCCGCGCCACGATCGCCGACGAACTCGGCGTCGACCGGGCCGACCTCGAGGAGTTGATGGCGCCGCTCGAGGCGATCTACGCCATCGCCGACCACTGTCGGACCCTCGCGTACATGTTCGGCGACGGGATCGTCCCCTCGAACGTCGCCACCGGTTACCTCGCGCGGATGGTGCTCCGACGCACCAAGCGCCTCTGCGACACGGTGGGCGTCGACGCGCCGCTGGACGAACTCGTCGACATGCAGGCCGAGCGGCTCGGATACGAAAATCGGGATACGATCCGGGACGTCGTCCGCACGGAGGTCGAGAAGTACCGCGAGACCCTGGAGCGGGGCGGCCGCCGGGTCGAGACGCTCGCCGCGGAGTACGCAGAGCGCGGCGAGACGATCCCCACCTCGGAGCTGATCGAACTCTACGACTCTCACGGCATTCAGCCGGATATGGTCGCCGAAATCGCAGCGGAGGTCGGCGCCGACGTGCAGGTTCCCGACGACTTCTACAGCCTCGTCGCAGAACGCCACGACACCGCCGAGGCGCTCGAGACGACCGACGAGGAGCCCGACGAGCGATTCGCCGACCTGCCGGAGACGGAGCAGCTGTACTACGACGACCAGCAGCGCACCCAGTTCGAGGCCGTCGTTCTGGACGTCTTCGAACGCGAGGAGGGGTACGACGTCGTGCTCGATCAGACGATGTTCTACCCCGAAGGCGGGGGCCAGCCCGCCGACTGGGGGACGCTGTCGACCGACGAGACGACCGCGGAGGTCACCGACGTCCAGATCGAAGAGGGCGTCATCCTCCACCGGACCGACGAGCCACTCGGCAAGGGCGAGTTCGTCAACGGCCAGCTCAATGCACCCCGCCGGCGCCAGCTGATGCGCCACCACACGGCGACGCACATCATCATGCACGCCGCCCGGCAGGTACTCGGCGAGCACGTCCGCCAGGCGGGCGCCCAGAAGGGCGTCGACTCTTCGCGGATCGACCTGCGCCACTACGCCCGGATCTCCCGGAGCGACGTCAAGCGCATCGAGCGCGTCGCGAACGGGATGGTGATGGACAACACCTCGGTGAGTCAGGAGTGGCCCCACCGCCAGGACGCCGAGGCAGAACACGGCTTCGACCTCTATCAGGGCGGCATTCCACCGGGAACGAACATCAGGCTGATCCACGTCGCCGAGGACGTCCAGGCCTGCGGGGGGACCCACGTCGCTCGCACCGGCGACATCGGCGCGATCAAGGTCCTCACGACCGAACGGGTCCAGGACGGCGTCGAGCGGATCGTCTTCGCGGCCGGCGACGCCGCGGTCGAGGCGACCCAGCGCACCGAGGACGCCCTCTACGAGGCGGCCGAGGAGCTCGACGTCTCCCCCGAGAACGTCCCCGAGACCGCCCGGCGGTTCTTCGAGGAGTGGAAAGAACGCGGCAAGCAGATCGAGGAACTGAACGAGCAACTCGCCGAAGCTCGCGCCAGCGGCGGCGGAGGCGGCGAGGAGCTCGAGGTCGGCGAGGCGACGGCGGTCGTCCAGCGCATCGACGCCGGCATGGACGAACTCCGGGCGACGGCGAACGCGCTCGTCGAGGAGGGGAAGATCGCCGTCCTCGGCTCCGGGGAGAGCGGCGCCCAGTTCGTCGTTGCGGTTCCCGACGGCTCGGCGGTCAACGCCGGCGAGGTCGTCGGCGAACTCGCGGGTCGGGTCGGTGGCGGCGGCGGCGGGCCGCCGGACTTCGCGCAGGGCGGCGGTCCCGACGCGGAGGCGCTGGACGACGCCCTCGAGGACGCGCCGACCATCCTTCAGCGGACGCTCGACGCCTGA
- a CDS encoding tripartite tricarboxylate transporter substrate binding protein — MRRRHFVKSGAVAATGVTLGLAGCLGNGDDDADDTADDTADDAGDAGDDFPTDSLTWMIPWSEGGGTDTYARQLQPLMEDPLGQTVEIDNREGAGGMVGAQWLAEQDADGYTFGTINSVGSHFTWLATETDTFHIEEDFDPIAYSGIFGYTLIVNNDAADDAGIDDYGDLRDAYADGEISGFGYQGAGSDSHLTTLLLRDEYGLEYDTAVPYDGGGPTSEAVISGEVAAGFATNTSAIGAEESGEATALVNLMDIDISDAFPDIDEITNYGDSLAWITEFHQVQLAPAGTPEDARQTISEAIEEAATSDEAQEWAEDTGNVLEYGDMDEAEEVYFGLVDEIEQNVEEAIGGIDEFIQMAEEE; from the coding sequence ATGCGACGGAGGCACTTCGTAAAAAGTGGGGCGGTCGCGGCAACCGGTGTAACGCTCGGACTGGCAGGGTGTCTCGGTAACGGCGACGACGACGCCGACGACACCGCTGACGATACCGCTGACGACGCGGGGGATGCCGGCGACGACTTCCCGACGGATTCGCTCACGTGGATGATTCCGTGGTCGGAGGGAGGGGGGACGGACACGTACGCCCGACAGCTCCAGCCGCTCATGGAGGATCCGCTCGGGCAGACGGTCGAAATCGACAACCGGGAGGGTGCCGGCGGGATGGTCGGTGCACAGTGGCTGGCCGAACAGGACGCCGACGGCTACACGTTCGGGACGATCAACTCGGTCGGCTCGCACTTCACCTGGCTCGCGACCGAGACCGACACTTTCCACATCGAAGAGGACTTCGACCCGATCGCGTACTCGGGGATCTTCGGTTACACGCTCATCGTCAACAACGACGCCGCCGACGACGCGGGGATCGACGACTACGGCGACCTGCGGGACGCCTACGCCGACGGCGAAATCTCCGGCTTCGGTTACCAGGGCGCCGGCAGCGACAGTCATCTCACCACCCTGTTGCTCAGAGACGAGTACGGCCTCGAGTACGACACCGCGGTGCCGTACGACGGCGGTGGCCCGACCTCCGAGGCCGTTATCAGCGGCGAGGTTGCGGCCGGCTTCGCGACGAACACGTCCGCCATCGGTGCCGAGGAGTCCGGTGAAGCGACCGCGCTCGTGAACCTGATGGACATCGACATCAGCGACGCGTTCCCGGATATCGACGAGATCACGAACTACGGCGACAGTCTCGCCTGGATCACGGAGTTCCACCAGGTCCAGCTGGCACCGGCAGGGACGCCCGAGGACGCCCGCCAGACGATCTCGGAGGCGATCGAGGAGGCGGCAACCAGCGACGAGGCGCAGGAGTGGGCCGAGGACACCGGCAACGTCCTCGAGTACGGTGACATGGACGAGGCCGAGGAGGTGTACTTCGGCCTTGTCGACGAGATCGAACAGAACGTCGAGGAGGCGATCGGCGGCATCGACGAGTTCATCCAGATGGCCGAAGAGGAGTAG